One part of the Brevundimonas subvibrioides ATCC 15264 genome encodes these proteins:
- the serS gene encoding serine--tRNA ligase, giving the protein MHDIRAIRETPDTFVAGWSARGVEDAKALVAEILSLDTALRAAQTAGQDALARRNATSKLIGAAMGKKDMAEADRLKAEVEGLKAEIAAAEAVEADKGTALRDLLAAQKNLAADDVPDGEDEAGNVEVSVWGEPRRTGPAKDHADLGEALGLLDFEAAARMSGARFAVLKGGLARLERAIGQFMLDLQTTEHGYLEVNPPYLVKDDAMFGTGQLPKFWEDLFQMPLEQRAEIERTLKAAFAAGVHLDGFETLSDAEFQEMGKRMTYFEGRRWLIPTAEVSLTNLVREQITAEDELPLRLTALTPCFRAEAGSAGRDTRGLIRQHQFHKVELVSITTPEASDDEHERMTTCAETVLQRLGLPYRRMLLCKGDMGFSARKTFDLEVWLPSQGAYREISSVSNCGDFQARRMDARFKRAGGGKPEFVHTLNGSGLAVGRTLVAIMENYQDEGGRIAAPEALVPYMGGLTHVGGA; this is encoded by the coding sequence ATGCATGACATCCGCGCCATTCGAGAGACCCCGGACACCTTCGTGGCGGGCTGGTCGGCGCGAGGCGTCGAGGATGCAAAGGCGCTGGTCGCCGAGATCCTGAGCCTGGATACCGCGCTGCGCGCCGCCCAGACGGCGGGGCAGGACGCGCTGGCCCGGCGCAATGCCACGTCCAAGCTGATCGGGGCGGCGATGGGCAAGAAGGACATGGCCGAGGCCGACCGGCTGAAGGCCGAGGTCGAGGGGCTGAAGGCCGAGATCGCAGCGGCTGAGGCCGTCGAGGCGGACAAGGGCACGGCCCTGCGCGACCTGCTGGCGGCGCAGAAGAACCTCGCGGCCGACGACGTGCCGGACGGCGAGGACGAGGCTGGCAATGTCGAGGTGTCCGTCTGGGGCGAACCCCGGCGGACGGGTCCGGCCAAGGACCATGCCGATCTGGGTGAGGCGCTGGGCCTGCTGGACTTCGAGGCGGCGGCGCGGATGTCGGGGGCGCGGTTCGCCGTGTTGAAGGGCGGACTGGCGCGGCTGGAACGCGCCATCGGCCAGTTCATGCTGGACCTGCAGACAACCGAGCACGGCTATCTGGAGGTCAATCCGCCGTACCTGGTCAAGGACGACGCGATGTTCGGTACAGGGCAACTGCCGAAGTTCTGGGAAGATCTTTTCCAGATGCCATTGGAACAGCGGGCCGAGATCGAGCGAACGCTTAAAGCCGCTTTTGCCGCAGGCGTGCACCTCGACGGCTTCGAGACGCTATCCGATGCGGAGTTCCAAGAGATGGGCAAGCGGATGACTTACTTCGAGGGCCGCCGCTGGCTCATCCCCACCGCCGAAGTCTCCCTGACCAACCTCGTGCGCGAGCAGATCACGGCGGAGGATGAACTTCCCTTGCGCCTTACCGCCCTGACGCCCTGCTTCCGGGCCGAGGCGGGGTCGGCGGGGCGGGATACGCGCGGGCTGATCCGCCAGCACCAGTTCCACAAGGTCGAGCTCGTCTCCATCACCACGCCCGAGGCCAGCGACGACGAGCACGAGCGGATGACGACCTGTGCCGAGACCGTGCTGCAGCGGCTGGGGCTGCCCTATCGCCGGATGCTGCTGTGCAAGGGCGACATGGGCTTCTCGGCCCGGAAGACCTTCGACCTGGAGGTCTGGCTGCCCAGCCAGGGGGCCTATCGGGAGATCAGCTCGGTCTCCAACTGCGGGGACTTCCAGGCGCGGCGCATGGATGCGCGGTTCAAGCGCGCCGGCGGCGGCAAGCCGGAGTTCGTGCACACGCTGAACGGCTCGGGCCTCGCGGTCGGGCGGACGCTGGTGGCGATCATGGAGAACTATCAGGACGAGGGCGGGCGGATCGCGGCGCCCGAGGCGCTGGTGCCGTACATGGGCGGCCTGACCCACGTCGGCGGAGCCTGA
- a CDS encoding OmpA family protein has protein sequence MTAPARAGMMRPMRVFPALAFGLSVIVIGWPAAAQTRSVCFEPGTAQLTADAYAAVREVGLEMQTGPGRWPHAVLGGSVADDGSALDRERVDQVLLELVRVGVGVGRVKIEPIPSPSAHCVPLDVGQDDPPYYALWHFWPLFFPEGGTEVASDGARRMRFIVADYQPGQTVYRVQGYADTAGSAAASMAVSRRRADNVASELIRQGVRWDDIVVEAFGETRLARPTPDGTGEPLNRRVVVDVRSRPAASPR, from the coding sequence GTGACCGCCCCCGCGCGGGCAGGCATGATGCGTCCTATGCGTGTTTTTCCTGCCCTGGCGTTCGGACTTTCTGTCATCGTTATCGGCTGGCCCGCCGCGGCGCAGACGCGGTCGGTGTGCTTCGAGCCCGGGACGGCCCAGCTGACCGCAGACGCCTATGCCGCCGTGCGCGAGGTGGGTCTGGAGATGCAGACGGGCCCGGGGAGATGGCCGCACGCCGTGCTCGGGGGCAGCGTCGCCGACGACGGATCGGCGCTGGATCGTGAGCGCGTCGACCAGGTCCTGCTCGAGCTTGTCCGGGTCGGGGTGGGCGTGGGTCGCGTGAAGATCGAGCCGATCCCATCCCCTTCCGCGCACTGTGTGCCCCTGGACGTCGGTCAGGACGACCCGCCCTATTATGCGCTCTGGCATTTCTGGCCGCTCTTCTTCCCTGAAGGCGGCACCGAGGTCGCGTCGGACGGGGCGCGCCGCATGCGCTTCATCGTGGCCGACTACCAGCCCGGGCAAACCGTCTATCGCGTGCAGGGTTACGCGGACACGGCCGGCAGCGCGGCCGCCAGCATGGCCGTCAGCCGACGCCGCGCCGACAACGTCGCCAGCGAACTGATCCGCCAGGGCGTCCGCTGGGACGACATCGTGGTCGAGGCCTTTGGAGAGACCCGGCTCGCCCGCCCAACGCCAGATGGCACAGGGGAACCGTTGAACCGAAGGGTTGTGGTGGATGTCAGAAGCCGGCCTGCCGCCTCGCCCCGTTAA
- the surE gene encoding 5'/3'-nucleotidase SurE, with protein MRILLTNDDGIEAEGLACLERIARTLSDDVWIVAPHEEQSGKGRGITLTEPLRVNRFGDKRFSVTGTPTDCVVLAVNDLMPERPDLVLSGVNRGHNVGEDCSYSGTVAGALQGMAFGIRSIALSQSLERFHDEVTAHWETSETFAPAIISRLLAQTWEPGVVMNLNFPARAPEDVTEVEVTVQGFRQAGEMHAVKRTDLRGRDYYWMSFRGTKQDHTPGTDLRAMDDGKISVTPLHIDLTHRPSVHDLKGVLGGAPPKALAE; from the coding sequence ATGAGAATCCTCCTCACCAACGACGACGGGATCGAGGCCGAGGGGCTGGCGTGTCTCGAGCGGATCGCGCGGACGCTGAGCGACGACGTCTGGATCGTGGCCCCGCATGAGGAACAGTCCGGCAAGGGGCGGGGGATCACCCTGACCGAGCCCCTGCGGGTCAACCGGTTCGGCGACAAGCGGTTCTCGGTCACGGGGACGCCGACCGACTGCGTCGTCCTGGCCGTCAACGACCTGATGCCGGAGCGGCCCGATCTGGTGCTGTCGGGGGTCAACCGGGGGCACAACGTCGGCGAGGACTGTTCCTATTCCGGCACGGTCGCCGGCGCGCTGCAGGGCATGGCCTTCGGCATACGCTCGATCGCCCTGAGCCAGTCGCTGGAGCGGTTCCACGACGAGGTGACCGCCCATTGGGAAACCTCCGAGACCTTCGCCCCCGCCATCATCAGCCGCCTGCTGGCCCAGACCTGGGAGCCCGGCGTGGTCATGAACCTGAACTTCCCGGCCCGCGCGCCCGAGGACGTGACCGAGGTCGAGGTGACGGTGCAGGGCTTCCGTCAGGCCGGTGAGATGCATGCGGTGAAACGCACCGACCTGCGCGGCCGCGACTACTACTGGATGAGCTTTCGCGGCACGAAACAGGACCACACGCCGGGCACCGACCTGCGCGCCATGGACGACGGGAAGATCAGCGTCACGCCCCTGCACATCGACCTGACGCACAGGCCCAGCGTGCATGACCTGAAGGGCGTGCTGGGCGGGGCCCCGCCCAAGGCGCTGGCGGAATGA
- a CDS encoding protein-L-isoaspartate(D-aspartate) O-methyltransferase encodes MNLKDDRAGRLILSLRQQGVTDPRVLGAMESIDRAVFVHEKFLDQAWEDQALPIDCAQTISQPYIVGLMTQALDVQARHRVLEIGTGSGYQCAVLSRLARYVYSVERYRSLMVEAEGKLRTLGIDNVITKHSDGGLGWPEQAPFDRIMVTAASPTEPTELLKQLKPGGVLVCPVGRTSVQMLHRYTGQDDGSFRRESLCEVRFVPLVEGTAKEG; translated from the coding sequence ATGAACCTGAAGGACGACCGGGCCGGGCGGCTGATCCTGTCGCTGCGCCAGCAGGGGGTGACCGACCCCCGCGTGCTGGGGGCGATGGAATCCATCGACCGCGCCGTGTTCGTGCACGAGAAATTCCTGGATCAGGCGTGGGAGGATCAGGCCCTGCCGATCGACTGCGCCCAGACGATCAGCCAGCCCTATATCGTCGGCCTGATGACCCAGGCGCTGGACGTCCAGGCGCGCCACCGCGTGCTCGAGATCGGCACCGGCAGCGGCTACCAGTGCGCGGTCCTGAGCCGGCTGGCGCGCTATGTCTATTCCGTCGAACGCTATCGCAGCCTTATGGTCGAGGCCGAGGGCAAGCTGCGGACCCTGGGCATCGACAACGTCATCACCAAACATTCCGACGGCGGCCTGGGCTGGCCCGAACAGGCGCCGTTCGACCGGATCATGGTCACGGCCGCCTCGCCGACCGAGCCGACCGAGCTGCTGAAACAGCTGAAGCCCGGCGGTGTGCTGGTGTGCCCGGTCGGGCGGACCTCGGTGCAGATGCTGCATCGCTACACCGGCCAGGACGACGGCTCGTTCCGGCGCGAGAGCCTGTGCGAGGTGCGGTTCGTGCCTCTGGTCGAGGGAACGGCGAAGGAGGGGTGA
- the yajC gene encoding preprotein translocase subunit YajC, which yields MGLIVQFLPFVAIFVLFYFLLIRPQQKRAKEHAALIAAVKRGDTIVLSSGLIGKVTRVEDAEVNVEIAPSVNVRVVKGMIAEVRNRTAIAANDTKAISKS from the coding sequence ATGGGCCTCATCGTGCAGTTTCTGCCCTTCGTCGCGATCTTCGTGCTGTTCTACTTCCTGCTGATCCGTCCGCAGCAGAAGCGCGCCAAGGAACACGCGGCCCTGATCGCGGCGGTCAAGCGCGGCGACACCATCGTCCTGTCGTCGGGTCTGATCGGCAAGGTCACGCGGGTCGAGGATGCCGAGGTCAACGTCGAGATCGCGCCCTCCGTCAACGTGCGCGTGGTCAAGGGCATGATCGCCGAGGTGCGCAATCGCACCGCGATCGCCGCGAACGACACCAAGGCCATTTCCAAGTCCTGA
- the secD gene encoding protein translocase subunit SecD, translating to MIQLSRWKVIVLIAALVFGLLLALPNVLSPSQRAALPGFMPKNTLNLGLDLQGGSYLLLEVDVDAMRTKRIDNLIEDIRVGLREAGIATNQITRESGGAVVTLADPSQAEAAYQELRKLIGAPGANGAAERAATRLSDGRVRLAFTQQTLDTMGATAVDQSIEVVRRRIDSLGTREPSITRQGAERIVVQAPGESDPAALERVIGQTAQLTFQMVDTENSIQDALAGRVPPDAQLLVGDDGQTPYLVKKRILVSGENLTKAEVSADQSGRPAIGFRFDGQGARRFGEATAANIGKPFAIILDGKVISAPTINGAILGGSGIIEGTFTIAQASELVNLLNGGALPAPLKVEERRTVTAELGADAVQNGKISTIIGFIIIVAFMILAYGFLFGGISVIGLVLNGLLIIAAMSLTQATLTLPGIAGLVLTFAVAVDANVLIYERIRDEARAGRSVIASLDAGFNKAMGTIIDANLTTLVAAAIMFIFGAGPVRGFAWTLSIGVFTSVFSSVLVAQVLLAYWLKTTKSKTLPIAESVR from the coding sequence ATGATTCAGCTGTCCCGCTGGAAAGTCATCGTTCTGATCGCTGCGCTGGTGTTCGGCCTGCTGCTGGCCCTGCCCAATGTGCTGAGCCCGTCCCAGCGCGCGGCACTTCCGGGTTTCATGCCCAAGAACACGCTGAACCTGGGGCTGGACCTGCAGGGCGGGTCGTATCTGCTGCTGGAAGTCGACGTGGACGCGATGCGCACCAAGCGGATCGACAACCTGATCGAGGACATCCGCGTCGGGCTTCGCGAGGCCGGCATCGCCACCAATCAGATCACCCGCGAGTCGGGCGGGGCGGTGGTCACCCTGGCCGATCCGTCGCAGGCCGAGGCAGCCTATCAGGAACTGCGCAAGCTGATCGGCGCACCGGGTGCCAACGGCGCCGCCGAACGGGCGGCGACGCGCCTGTCCGATGGCCGCGTGCGCCTGGCCTTTACCCAGCAGACGCTCGACACGATGGGGGCCACGGCCGTGGACCAGTCCATCGAGGTCGTGCGCCGCCGGATCGACAGCCTCGGCACCCGCGAACCTTCGATCACCCGTCAGGGTGCCGAGCGGATCGTCGTCCAGGCCCCCGGCGAGAGCGATCCCGCCGCGCTGGAACGCGTCATCGGCCAGACGGCCCAGCTGACCTTCCAGATGGTGGACACGGAGAATTCGATCCAGGACGCGCTCGCCGGTCGGGTGCCCCCGGATGCCCAGCTTCTCGTCGGCGACGACGGACAGACGCCCTATCTGGTGAAGAAGCGGATTCTGGTGTCGGGTGAAAACCTGACCAAGGCCGAGGTCAGCGCCGACCAGAGCGGACGGCCCGCCATCGGCTTCCGCTTCGACGGTCAGGGCGCACGACGCTTCGGCGAGGCGACCGCGGCCAACATCGGCAAGCCCTTCGCCATCATTCTGGACGGCAAGGTCATCTCGGCCCCGACGATCAACGGCGCGATCCTCGGCGGCTCGGGCATCATCGAGGGCACATTCACGATCGCCCAGGCGTCGGAACTGGTAAATCTGCTGAATGGCGGGGCTCTGCCGGCTCCGCTGAAGGTCGAGGAACGCCGGACCGTGACCGCCGAACTGGGGGCCGACGCCGTCCAGAACGGCAAGATCTCGACGATCATCGGCTTCATCATCATCGTCGCCTTCATGATCCTGGCCTACGGCTTCCTGTTCGGAGGCATCTCGGTCATCGGTCTGGTGCTGAACGGGCTGCTCATCATCGCGGCCATGTCCCTGACACAGGCGACGCTGACCCTGCCCGGGATCGCCGGTCTGGTCCTGACGTTCGCCGTGGCCGTGGACGCCAACGTGCTGATCTATGAGCGGATCCGGGACGAGGCGCGGGCCGGTCGATCAGTGATCGCCAGTCTGGACGCCGGCTTCAACAAGGCTATGGGCACCATCATCGACGCCAACCTGACGACCCTAGTGGCGGCGGCGATCATGTTCATCTTCGGGGCCGGACCGGTGCGCGGCTTCGCCTGGACCCTGTCCATCGGGGTGTTCACGTCCGTCTTCTCGTCGGTCCTCGTGGCGCAGGTCCTGCTGGCCTACTGGCTGAAGACCACCAAATCGAAGACCCTGCCGATCGCGGAGAGCGTGCGATGA
- a CDS encoding peptidoglycan DD-metalloendopeptidase family protein, producing MRLSNWLTAVLLVGGALATTACASYPTEPRYSTRPMTGYGSGVANQPQSPAIEPPPYEAPPPSTVPYESIEGGALPPPSSGATTGNLNGGTYSPPPAYQPPAYTPPAAEPAYVPPPAYQPPGGPVSTSAGAAYTIRSGDTISGVGRRFQTPVQTLIDLNGLGPRGAITVGQDIILPDSAVDTGPDPYATGPAPRGVMVPENGMAPPPPPPPSGNPAAPPPSRQPASSGQVGTAPISSSVALQWPVRGEIVRRFGPVGMGERNNGINIGASAGASVVASADGRVAYVGDDLVGQGLTVLIVHRDGWRTVYGHLGSATVDDGADVRAGQQIGTVGLTAGDGRPSIHYETRRMQGDEPVAIDPLTVLPR from the coding sequence ATGCGGCTTTCGAACTGGCTGACGGCGGTGCTGCTTGTGGGCGGGGCGCTGGCGACGACGGCGTGCGCCAGCTATCCGACCGAGCCGCGCTATTCGACGCGGCCGATGACCGGATACGGGTCGGGCGTGGCGAACCAGCCGCAGTCGCCGGCGATCGAACCGCCACCCTATGAAGCGCCGCCGCCTTCGACCGTGCCCTACGAGAGCATCGAGGGCGGGGCCCTGCCGCCGCCGTCGTCCGGCGCGACGACCGGAAACCTGAACGGCGGAACCTATTCGCCGCCCCCGGCCTACCAGCCGCCGGCCTATACCCCGCCTGCGGCCGAGCCGGCCTATGTGCCGCCGCCTGCCTATCAGCCGCCCGGCGGGCCGGTCTCCACCAGCGCCGGGGCCGCCTATACGATCCGGAGCGGTGACACGATCTCGGGCGTCGGTCGACGCTTCCAGACGCCGGTCCAGACCCTGATCGACCTGAACGGCCTCGGCCCGCGCGGCGCGATCACGGTCGGACAGGACATCATCCTTCCCGACAGCGCGGTCGACACCGGCCCCGATCCCTATGCCACGGGCCCGGCCCCGCGCGGCGTCATGGTCCCCGAAAACGGGATGGCCCCGCCGCCGCCTCCCCCGCCTTCCGGCAACCCCGCGGCCCCGCCGCCGTCACGCCAGCCGGCCAGCAGCGGACAGGTCGGGACGGCTCCGATCAGCTCGTCGGTCGCCCTGCAGTGGCCCGTGCGCGGCGAGATCGTGCGCCGGTTCGGCCCGGTGGGGATGGGAGAACGCAACAACGGCATCAATATCGGTGCCTCCGCGGGGGCCTCGGTGGTCGCGTCGGCGGACGGACGCGTGGCCTATGTCGGCGACGACCTGGTGGGGCAGGGGCTGACGGTCCTTATCGTGCACCGCGACGGCTGGCGCACGGTCTACGGCCATCTGGGCTCGGCGACCGTGGACGACGGGGCGGACGTTCGCGCGGGCCAGCAGATCGGCACCGTGGGCCTGACCGCCGGCGACGGCCGACCCTCGATCCACTACGAGACCCGGCGGATGCAGGGCGACGAGCCGGTGGCGATCGATCCGCTGACGGTGTTGCCGAGGTAG
- a CDS encoding DUF998 domain-containing protein — MTAPRLAFVLLLLGEGIQLAAIVIGGALYPGYDHLRQYISELGATGAVTGPAVSWLGFVPSGLLITAFCGLAGWILRRNLLAVVACLLLGWYGLSLAGAGLYPCAFECARSEPTLDALMHDLIGGTGYLTGVVGLALAGLSARSGAAPWLAPLGLGCAAVALLGFGGIVADVELGGLFQRLLESAMAVFLIAFGWALRRSGVSNPAASG; from the coding sequence ATGACGGCGCCGCGCCTCGCCTTCGTCCTTCTGTTGCTGGGCGAGGGCATCCAGCTGGCGGCGATCGTCATCGGCGGGGCGCTCTATCCCGGTTACGACCACCTGCGTCAGTACATCAGCGAGCTCGGAGCCACGGGGGCTGTCACCGGGCCTGCGGTCAGCTGGCTCGGGTTCGTGCCCAGTGGCCTGTTGATCACGGCCTTCTGCGGGTTGGCCGGCTGGATTCTGCGCCGAAATCTCCTGGCCGTCGTCGCCTGTCTGCTGCTCGGTTGGTACGGGCTCAGCCTTGCCGGAGCAGGGCTCTATCCGTGCGCCTTCGAGTGCGCCCGGTCCGAGCCCACCCTGGACGCCCTGATGCACGACCTGATCGGGGGCACCGGCTATCTCACGGGCGTGGTCGGGCTCGCCCTGGCAGGTCTGTCGGCCCGTTCCGGCGCGGCTCCGTGGCTGGCGCCGCTTGGCCTCGGCTGTGCGGCCGTGGCCCTGCTCGGGTTTGGCGGGATCGTCGCCGACGTGGAACTGGGCGGTCTGTTCCAGCGCCTTCTCGAAAGCGCCATGGCCGTATTCCTGATCGCGTTCGGCTGGGCGCTGCGAAGGAGCGGGGTATCCAACCCGGCCGCGTCCGGATGA
- a CDS encoding membrane protein, with protein sequence MANLLSNFRTTLILSLALAAIMIFAFARVSGVDALTFGQAVARWAHVGFGILWIGLLYYFNFVQIRVMPSIPGELKPAISKYIAPEALFWFRWAALFTVIAGLAVMGLKGHAYSAEVMSFGFAGGLVEGDQGYALMGVGVWLAIVMFLNVWGIIWPNQKRALGIVVVDDDKKAKAARVAMLASRTNLLLSLPMLTSMAMYQTLFG encoded by the coding sequence ATGGCCAATCTGCTTTCGAACTTTCGCACCACGCTGATCCTCAGCCTGGCGCTGGCGGCGATCATGATCTTTGCCTTCGCGCGCGTGTCGGGCGTCGATGCGCTGACGTTCGGACAGGCCGTGGCGCGCTGGGCCCACGTCGGGTTCGGCATCCTGTGGATCGGGCTTCTCTACTACTTCAACTTCGTCCAGATCCGGGTCATGCCGTCGATCCCGGGCGAGCTGAAGCCGGCCATCTCGAAATACATCGCGCCCGAGGCCCTGTTCTGGTTTCGCTGGGCGGCCCTGTTCACCGTGATCGCCGGCCTGGCCGTCATGGGCTTGAAGGGTCACGCCTATTCGGCCGAGGTCATGAGCTTCGGTTTCGCGGGTGGTCTGGTCGAGGGTGATCAGGGCTATGCGCTGATGGGCGTGGGCGTCTGGCTGGCCATCGTGATGTTTCTGAACGTCTGGGGCATCATCTGGCCGAACCAGAAGCGGGCGCTGGGCATCGTCGTCGTCGACGACGACAAGAAGGCCAAGGCCGCCCGGGTCGCCATGCTGGCCAGCCGCACCAACCTGCTGCTCAGCCTGCCGATGCTGACCTCCATGGCGATGTACCAGACCCTGTTTGGCTGA
- the secF gene encoding protein translocase subunit SecF produces MTWWPLIKVLPQKTNFHFVKYARLAAVLSVVLCTASIIGCFYPGLNMGIDFRGGASMEVYKPAGQSINAEAIREAVSGLEIGDVGVQGIARRDTNVEDGSTAIVRFQVPEGRDQTAVVNSVQSAINQAVGQVSYSGVEVVGSKVSGELFTSGLLALGVAILLMFAYIWFRFEPQFGFGAVAGLLHDVILTFGLIVLFKLEFSLNMVAAILTVIGYSMNDTVVVFDRLRENLRKYKTMPLREVIDLSLNETLSRTIITGVTAVMVLAALAFFGGEALFGFSIALMFGIIIGTYSSIYVGAPIILLWGVKRGELAEDAKPVKLGMASRP; encoded by the coding sequence ATGACCTGGTGGCCCCTGATCAAGGTCCTTCCGCAGAAGACCAACTTCCACTTCGTCAAATACGCCCGGCTGGCCGCCGTGCTGTCGGTCGTGCTGTGCACGGCCTCCATCATCGGCTGCTTCTATCCGGGGCTGAACATGGGCATCGACTTCCGGGGCGGGGCCTCGATGGAGGTCTACAAGCCCGCCGGACAGTCCATCAACGCCGAGGCCATCCGCGAGGCCGTGTCCGGGCTGGAGATCGGTGACGTCGGCGTGCAGGGCATCGCGCGTCGCGATACCAACGTCGAGGACGGTTCGACCGCCATCGTGCGCTTCCAGGTCCCCGAGGGTCGCGACCAGACCGCGGTGGTCAACAGCGTCCAGAGCGCCATCAACCAGGCCGTGGGCCAGGTCAGCTATTCGGGCGTGGAGGTGGTCGGTTCCAAGGTCTCCGGCGAGCTGTTCACCTCGGGCCTGCTGGCCCTGGGCGTCGCGATCCTTCTGATGTTCGCCTATATCTGGTTCCGGTTCGAACCGCAGTTCGGCTTCGGGGCCGTCGCCGGCCTGCTGCACGACGTCATCCTGACCTTCGGCCTGATCGTCCTGTTCAAGCTGGAGTTCAGCCTGAACATGGTGGCCGCCATCCTGACCGTCATCGGCTATTCGATGAACGACACCGTCGTGGTCTTCGACCGTCTTCGCGAGAACCTGCGCAAGTACAAGACGATGCCCCTGCGCGAGGTCATCGACCTGTCGCTGAACGAGACCCTGTCGCGGACGATCATCACCGGCGTGACGGCGGTCATGGTGCTGGCGGCCCTGGCCTTCTTCGGCGGCGAGGCCCTGTTCGGCTTCTCGATCGCCCTGATGTTCGGGATCATCATCGGCACCTATTCTTCGATCTATGTCGGCGCGCCGATTATCCTGCTGTGGGGCGTCAAGCGCGGCGAACTCGCCGAGGATGCCAAACCCGTCAAGCTGGGGATGGCGAGCCGGCCCTGA